The sequence TTTTCTGCTATCTGTCTTTATTTGAATCTTTCATCAGTAGTTTATCATCTGTATTCATTTCTAGCTTTTTTCCTGAACTCACAATTTAGAAAGCTAAATGATATTTCTGGAATCTCTTTTCCGTGTTCTTTGGAGTTTGCTGTTGATAAATCTTGTTAAGCAGATCGCTTTTTCCATTATTCTTTGAATTCAATTGtatatttttttccttttttcagGTCCATTGACATCATGTTTTTTGTTTTAGGTATAGCCCTATGTGAGAAAGCTAACCAAGAATCACTGCTATGTGCTATGTTTGCATTCGTTGATTTTTTTAAGAAATTTGCATTCATTTGTGTTTAAGACATATTTTCACACTTGTTAGCATGATTTGTGTTTAAGATATATTTTCACACTTGTTAGCAttagatcttttgtatcttctttCCTATATTTAACCATGAGAAAATTGTTGATGGCAGCCCACATGCAACAGCATCCCATGCTTCACTGTGTATTTGCCCATTTCTTAATCGCCCAAGCCCAAGCCCAAGCCCAAGCCCATTCTCTCGGCCTTTCTGGCATGCATGTGCTAAGCTCCTATGTCCAAACCTTTATGTAGTCTGGTCTGTTGTCTATTCACTCATTGGCATGCTAATGAACACTTGCATATCATCTGAGTGTGGTGTTATGCATCCTCACGGGTCAGGACAGATTGGTGTGCTTCCATAACATGATTAGTAAgttttagtttttcttccttcttACTTCAGAGATCTTCTAAAGATTGGAACTGGAGCAGCAAACCATGTAGAAAGAAGAAAAGCTAACCGACTACATGTTGAAGTAGTCATAGTGATTGCACATATTGCATCTGATTCAGATTGTTGTATGGCAAATTGCTCGTCCACGCAGGTTTGAACCACGAAGGTTTTAGTTATACATTTTCATTTCCTAAATAGTTTTTTCTCCTAGGCCCTAGTGCGGTACATTCCCCATGCCAAGACAATCTTATTTTAATTTGACAATGGAAATGACTTGTTCGTTTGACTTATAACTTACTTACTAACAGTACAATAACTCTCGTAAAGTATATTAGAGTTAAGCATGATTCAACTGAGCTTATAGTTTATGCCATTGTTGGCTGCAACAATTGCAGGTTTTGTACTTTGAAGATTTTGTACCTTGTCAGATATTGCAGTCCTCTTTTGATGTGTTGATGAGCACAGACTGGCAAAGCTATGGTTTCAAGTTAAAAGGAGGTTTGATGGGTGATGACGGAAACGCTGTTCTCGAGTGGGATAACATGGCATTTGCTCGTATTGATATTTCCATTCATACTTACCACGAATGATATCCAGTTTGCACACTTCATCCTCTTTTTGTTTTCATCCACAAGTTATTTTTTTCAGTGAAAGCTCAATCTATATGTAGAGGGTGGATTTTCTGTCTATCCTTGACTTTCTCCAGCCACTGCTATGCAAGAACGGCAGGGATCTCCACAGGATAGATACCTTTTGAGGAAGGCACTCAAATCTGCTCTAACTCACTTGAAAGCAGATCATGCAGGAGATTTTCTTAGTTGCCATGGCCAGAGGGTATGCACTTTGTACATATTTCTTAGTTTTTTACTACTATTGATTAACTTATTCAGTATGTTTTTTGGACTGAAGAAATTATGTTGCTATTTGGGTAGAAGCTAAGGCTAAAGTGCCATCATACACTTAGGACAATTTGTCTTATTCTATCAACTACGCAACTACGCTGCAAATGGTCACCTATTTATTAGAGTTAGTATAGAGAAAGATAAGCTAAGCGTGACATCATAATAAGCACCATAAAATTCTATCATGAAAAGAATACCATATGTTAGTTATATCATTTCAGGTTGTATCATAATAAGCACTCTAAATCATTCGGTTCATTATGTCATTTCAGGTTCGTGAATACGTTCCTGACCTTGCGGAATCAATCGCTGGGCTGATCTTGTCATCCACCGATGAAGAGTTCCAAGGCGAATGCTTTGCGCTTCTTGGGCTAGGCTCCGAACAAGACGTCTCTGGAGGAGCTGTTCAGTCGTCGATCTGCGAGAAGATGATCCGCATCATAGAGATAAATGACACCAAGGATAATTCAGAGGACAACGTGCCTTATCTGTTCGAATGCGAGAAGCTGGATGAAGATAGCGAGCTGGACGAAGGAGGTGGAGATGAAGACATGGCTTCCGATTTCTAGCGTTGTTTTCACCCGTCTACCGTCTCGTAGAGTTGTAGTGtagttagagatggcaatgggtgtcGAAAACCCGAATACTTATGTAGGTGGATATGAGATGATTTTTATATTGGTGGATATGTTAATGAACAACAATCCCTGCCCGTTGGATAAACGGTACGATACACGCACCGTATATCCGTGAGTAAAATATATCTGTACCATACAACTATTATTATCTAATAAAATTAAAATAAAACCCTTTTTCGACTATCGTTTATTTAACTTTCAAGTTATGTAATCATTTGGTTTGTTATATTTCAGGTTAAACTTATTTTTATGTATTTATTTGACATTTGAGTGTTCGGAATATTATAATTTAAGATCTTCTTAGCGAGTATGGGTTACCCATGGAGCATGGGGTATAAGTATGAGTAGATTTAGTACTAAGAGCGTATATAGATAATCCGATAATAAATATATACCTGTTGCCATCTCTAATCTCTAATTGTTGTAGCCCAGACTCCACTAAACCCGCTCGCTGAACTCGAGGCGGTTTAAGTAGCAGTTGCTACGTCAATGTTTAGAAAACGTAATTGCAGAAATTAAATAATTAAACGGAATATAGCTGCAGCCTGCAGCCTTTCCAAAACTTCTACAGTTTAATCAAAACTAGTCTTGGGGCAACTTTTTAGGCAAAGTGGAGACCACGGCCTAGTAAAATTGCAGTAAGCTGCTCCGTAGTTTCCCTGTCATTTAGAGATCACGCTTCGCTGTTTAGAGTAAGCTTCTTCTTTGTGTTTTGAAGAACCATATTATCTGTTTATCTTGTAGTAATAACATTTCACAAATCCATTTCCCACCCACCAGACTGGTGCTCTTTTCGTTCTTTTGTATTTGTTTGTGAAAAGCAAAAGTGTGGTTTTCGTGAAATAGGGTGAAATATAAATCTGTAACACTTTATACATACTCCTAAAAAAATGTTTGCTGTTGAGAAATAGGCAACAAAAATGTTGTAGACTGCAGTATTTGACATTTTTCTTTTAAAAAAACTTTAGGATTAGTTTGGAAGCTTAAACCGGATTCATGAAGATTGAGATGAAATCAATGCTCAAGAATCTCGGATGGGATTTAAGTTTCGGTATATTTATTTATAGCACGTGAAGTCCGGAACAGTCGGCATGTGAAAATCCTCTTCGTCTGCAGTCTGCTCGCTCGCGATTGCGATTCCCACTCAGCCCTCCAGGCTCGAAACCTAACCCACCCGCCCGGGGATCccaagcggcggcggcggcggccatggagccctcccCCGTCGGCGACGGTGGCTCGGCGGAGCGGTGGCGCGCGGAGGCGTCGCGGGCGTTCCAGCACTACCTGGACCGCGCGGCGCCGCACACGGCGGGGCGGTGGGCGGGCACGCTCGTGGCCGCGGCGGTGTACGCGCTTCGGGTCTACTACGTGCGCGGCTTCTACGTCGTCACCTACGGGCTGGGCATCTACCTGCTCAACCTCCTCATCGGCTTCCTCTCCCCCATGGTCGACCCGGAGCTCGAGGCGCTCGAGGCCGGGCCCGGGCTCCCCACCCGCGGCTCCGAAGAGTTCAAGCCCTTCGTCCGCCGCCTCCCCGAGTTCAAGTTCTGGTATGCCAACTGCGGTTTCTGTCCTGACCTCATTAGTCCAAAGGCGCCGCCGCACTGGATGTCTGGCTGAGCTGATTGCTAGTAGCTACTTTACCTAATTACTAGGGATCCAATTCTATACGGCAACCATAGCAATATGCTGCttttgtgctagatttcaattgaATAGCTGGCTAGCTAATATTTGCCATCCAGGCATTCACCAACCAACCAAATAACCCACGATTCTCACAGGTCCATGTGAAATTATCAATTGTCCGATATGATTGCGATGTTAGATACTATCCAATTTAGATTCAATCTGTAGAAGTGATAATAAGATATGCCGAGTTTGTGTCAGTTTTCCATTGCATCAACTGTACTTGGCTTGGGCCATTGGTGACTCACCCTTCACTAACCAACCAGCTAAATTTGTCTCATGGTATTCGCGTCTGAAATCATTTGTCCCCTTTTATGTATTCGATTATTTATCAGTAATTATTTGGCTGCTGGAAAACAACCACTTCAGTGGTACTAATTACTTGGTATTGTTCTAGGTTCAAAGCTTTTTATTGCTCCATCAGAATTTAGTAGCTACTGCTGTACAATGTAATGCGTTTTCTGAGAATTATAGGCTGCATTTCCTTGTGGAACTATGTGCTTTTGTGCCATTTTCATTATGCATTTTTTTGCTTTCCTATTGAATATTAGTTCACCTTTTGATGTTCCAATTTTATAGTGCAATATATTTTCACTCCTTTTGAGTTATATATCATGATGTTCTTTCTTTTTGCCAGCAGTCATCTGCTTTCTGTATGATTCACATGGAATGGTGGAATTGAACAATCTATCACCATGTGGCTTCTAGTGATCCCAGTCTGCAGATAATATATAAGGGTTTGAGTCAATGAATGCCTTGGTGGCATTGCTTTCCCCTGGGATCTGGCAACATTTGCTGTTTCATGTGAACAATTTGTTATCTTTACTAGATAGGAAGCATCATGTTACTAGCCTACTCACTGTCTCAATCAAGCTTTCATGTTTCAGTGGCTTGTAGTTTTCTGTCCTTTCTTCTAATGCAATTGTAGAGCTGAAAGTATGTTAACCAACTGCTTCTTGTTTCAGGTATGCCATAACAAAAGCCTTTTGCATTGCTTTCGTCATGACCTTCTTCTCTGTATTCGATGTTCCTGTCTTCTGGCCAATACTTCTCTGTTACTGGATTGTGCTCTTTGTCCTGACAATGAAGCGACAAATTATGCATATGGTCAAGTACAAGTATGTCCCATTCAGCTTTGGAAAGCAGGTGAGACCTCTTTGTTTCTGACCTGAAATTTACACAAATCATGCTTTGTAGCAGAGTTTCTCAAAGTTGATACCAAATGGTTTTATTTCCTGTGGTTTCTACTTTCGATTGTGTCTAAGTCTAGTCAATGATAACTTTGTGTCCATTCAGCGTGGCTGGATATTAATTAGGTTCGCCACGGGTTTATTTTGCTGTTACAAACTTATGTGATTTTGTTGCTTTCAAGTAATGAATTCTGGCTTGTCCGTAGCGGGGAAAAATATAGGAACTTGTATAGGAGCTTGGGAATGTTTGTATTTTATTCGTTTATTATCTGCTTGGTACTATACAGTCCATTAAACACCACCATGTAATGGCAAGTCTTTTTTCTATTCTGAGGCTAATTGTTTTACATCATGCCCATTGACAATGCATGCTCCCTAGAATTGACTGAGAATATGGAAGTCTTGCCCTGCATCTGCAATTTGGTCATCATATGTAGATTACTAAACTCTGGTCGCAATTCCAATGCAGAGGTATGGCGGAAAGAAACGCCCTGGAGCCAGTGCATCAAAAGAGTAAAGACCGGAGGGTCTTGTACCTCAAAGAGCAAATGCCTGTGTTATCTGTGAGGCATTTTGCTGGCATCATGGTATTTTGAGTACCAGCTACTGATAGTGAATGCACACCATATTCACTAGTGGAGTCTGCAGAGAAGCTAACCAGACTTTTGCATTGGTTAATGATTCCTGTTTCACAAGTCGGTAGTTTATGTACAATGACATGGAACATAGCTAGTAAATCAGATTCTCAGTTCCTCTTGTGCTGTGCTTTTGTCGACAAGTTGTGGACCTGTTGAACTGTTGCAAATCCAAAGCACGCGAAGACCGAGAAAACAAAGTTGAATtgaggctgtgaaaaaagttttcttttattattattattattattattattattattatctctCCGACATTGTTGCCTGGATCTTGTAAGCGATTTACCGTGCCCCAGCTACCGATCTTCACCGCTGGCCTGCTCACCCTTGCTCTGACACTGACAAGCGTTTCAGCCATTGTCTATTTGTAGCTAACAGGCAGTTGGAGGAGCCCAGCGTGCGGTACAGGACGATCAGCTCTCACAGACCCTAAGTTGTTTGGCTCTGCTCGCTACGGCTGCATCTTCATGTGCTGCAGCCGAACAGCAGTTATACAAGTCATTTGCTGCCTGTGTCAACGAACTGCAGCTGCAGCCGGAGCTGCAGCCCAGCGTTGGGCAGCCAGTTTTAACTTTTAACGGTGGCTCACCATGCATGGACGCTGCAGGATCTCTTCGGAGCGGCTAGGGGCGGGacggtaatggatcacgatctaaTAGGGTATTTGATTTGAGAAACTAGAGTATGTTTGGTTTTGCTTTTAGGTTTGGCCTTTGACTTCTaaaagtcaaaccaaaggacTGGATCTAGGaatcagctttttctaaaagccgaagcCAAACCAAAGAACTGGATCTAGGaatcagctttttctaaaagccgatttTTTTACGGTGATAAAATGAAAGCATTTTTGAACCTGCTTTTATTGGCTTTCGGATGGaattgtgaaaacatatatcgaagaacttttaaggATTTTAGTGGTTTCGACTAAACGGTTTTTATCATTTTAACAGCTCACAGACCACAACAGCTTTTCCACGGGTCACAGCCCACAAcatcttttttcacagccacagtccaaccaaacagaccctatctAATCTATCATCTTGTTACTCCttattttttgtttgttttgtggaatagaattagttgatccatcaccaccttaCTAACATGAGTAATGAAGTTATCCCACTAAATTTGAGAAATGCACCACCTTATTATGGATAAATGTCATAtaaatgtttcttcacaatttgtttgaactattaattaattttagtttaaaatgaatagaaatagagcaTGATTTTAATCTGATCCGATTATTAAATTTTATAGTATAATTTAGAGCCTTACCATCCAAACTGCAACATTGTTTTCAAAATATGATCGAGTATTTCTCCGCATGACACACAAGAAACAAGTACTAGTAACATGATTGCATGTATGCTCAAGAATGGAATGGCatgctaagagcaactccaacggTCTAGATATAAATCCTAGCTAAACTTAGAGTCTCAAGAGCTGTAAAAAAGATATACAAGTTCTTATGGATACGTGTATCCAACAAACTCTCAAATTTTAGATGATGACCAGTCAAATCTCTACAAACCAACGTGTAATGCTCCCTTTTTCACTAGTAGAAAAAAAACTCTAATCCTGCGGTGACGCCTAATTTTTACGAGTGGATTCAGTTATCAATTGTCAGTGCTATTTCTAGTAACGGTTCATTAAGAAAACCGTctgtagaaatccatgatttctagtgacggttttcttaaggaagtgCCACTAGAAATCAATTTTATCCTTATTTTTTTGAGTTTTTCAAACAATCTCGGATGATAAAACCACCAACATAAAAGTTGTGGTTCtcaaaaagttatgaaactttatagttgacaacttttaatTTGAAATCACCTCAGCTCTCAAAAATTGCATTTGAATTTGTCAAATTCAAAATGCAAATTTTACAAACGACCTCAGATGGACAAAATATCAAaacaaaagttgtagaacttcaaaagttattcaactttgtagttaaTAATTTTTTGTTTGAATTTATTTACGGCCTCAGATAGTCAATTTATTCTCAACTGGTTATAATACGTGGGTAACAAAACTGTAATATAAGCATAAGACATGTTATGGAGTGGTAGAGTAAGCTTTGCACGAGGGTGAAGTTGTGGGTTCAATTCCCAGCCGCCACATATCCACAAAAATGTTGCGATGAGGATGGACgggcgaggggggggggggggggagggcacTCTTTTTTGTTTCCATACGGTCAACAA is a genomic window of Zea mays cultivar B73 chromosome 5, Zm-B73-REFERENCE-NAM-5.0, whole genome shotgun sequence containing:
- the LOC103626426 gene encoding type 2 DNA topoisomerase 6 subunit B-like; the encoded protein is MASTSSPHRKLLHSLVYWAVQRCRMSELPCRLTVSLKRPAEPASSPPLRVSVSDTGVGSKLEEFLELDALAREIPVERWDGTLLVTTTGINDEAIYRYQINLQEETSSARFSKLATAYKNHARFSGTEVCLCLSNDADVDDFVLWLVCFFKKIQVLRAANLACELFVEQTGNTGSRNVCLPQDSDDVHHSVTASSIDQLVSGLKDYSLSHVNSCDKCGMCLFDRDLLKIGTGAANHVERRKANRLHVEVVIVIAHIASDSDCCMANCSSTQVLYFEDFVPCQILQSSFDVLMSTDWQSYGFKLKGGLMGDDGNAVLEWDNMAFARIDISIHTYHECAMQERQGSPQDRYLLRKALKSALTHLKADHAGDFLSCHGQRVREYVPDLAESIAGLILSSTDEEFQGECFALLGLGSEQDVSGGAVQSSICEKMIRIIEINDTKDNSEDNVPYLFECEKLDEDSELDEGGGDEDMASDF
- the LOC100285132 gene encoding RER1A protein; the encoded protein is MEPSPVGDGGSAERWRAEASRAFQHYLDRAAPHTAGRWAGTLVAAAVYALRVYYVRGFYVVTYGLGIYLLNLLIGFLSPMVDPELEALEAGPGLPTRGSEEFKPFVRRLPEFKFWYAITKAFCIAFVMTFFSVFDVPVFWPILLCYWIVLFVLTMKRQIMHMVKYKYVPFSFGKQRYGGKKRPGASASKE